Proteins encoded within one genomic window of Methanothrix harundinacea 6Ac:
- a CDS encoding MBL fold metallo-hydrolase, with the protein MKLKGEMRLVTLAENSAGLRRGVLAEHGFSAYLEFGDSRVIFDAGQTTTAVSNARALGIDLEGVPIALSHGHYDHTGGLGSLIEKTGPVPVYAHPDVFVSRYTRRGGALRQIGIPFRRGDLEAAGARFELSRRAEEIFPGLWLTGEVPRIAGFEGRSEDLVVVSEGGEIVLDPIRDDQALIAVLERGIFVLLGCAHSGMISTLLHAKRVTGCDRVLGVAGGTHLGFGGGDKLPRTIEALRSLDLEVLAPSHCTGFAAASALAAAFPDRFVENSVGTEIIL; encoded by the coding sequence GTGAAGCTGAAGGGCGAGATGAGGCTCGTCACCCTCGCCGAGAACTCGGCGGGGCTCCGGCGGGGCGTCCTCGCCGAGCACGGCTTCTCCGCTTACCTGGAGTTTGGGGATTCCAGGGTGATCTTCGATGCGGGGCAGACCACCACCGCCGTCTCCAACGCCCGGGCTCTGGGGATAGATCTGGAGGGAGTTCCCATCGCCCTCAGCCACGGCCACTACGACCATACAGGAGGGCTGGGCAGCCTCATTGAGAAAACCGGCCCTGTCCCGGTTTACGCCCATCCCGACGTCTTCGTCTCCCGGTACACCCGGCGGGGAGGGGCCCTCAGGCAGATCGGGATCCCCTTCAGGAGAGGGGATCTGGAGGCGGCCGGCGCCCGGTTCGAGCTTTCCCGGAGGGCAGAAGAGATATTCCCGGGGCTCTGGCTCACAGGTGAGGTCCCAAGGATCGCCGGGTTTGAGGGGCGAAGCGAGGATCTGGTCGTCGTCTCGGAGGGGGGCGAGATCGTCCTCGATCCGATCCGCGACGACCAGGCCCTCATCGCCGTCCTGGAGAGGGGGATCTTCGTCCTCCTGGGGTGCGCCCATTCGGGGATGATCAGCACTCTCCTCCACGCGAAGAGGGTCACCGGCTGTGACCGGGTCCTGGGGGTCGCCGGGGGGACCCACCTCGGCTTCGGCGGCGGGGATAAGCTTCCAAGGACGATCGAGGCGCTCCGGTCCCTCGACCTCGAGGTCCTCGCCCCCTCCCACTGCACCGGCTTTGCCGCCGCCTCGGCCCTGGCGGCGGCCTTCCCCGACCGGTTCGTCGAAAACAGCGTGGGGACGGAGATCATCCTCTGA